DNA sequence from the Cronobacter turicensis z3032 genome:
TCACAAAGCATGAGCTGGAGCTCGCGAAGATGCGCGAACAGCTCAAAATTATGGTGGAGAAAATAAAAGCCTCGCAGCCGTCAATGATCGCATCGCAGGCGGAAGAAACGCCGCCGCCGCATTACTGACAGGTAAATCGCGGGCAGTAAAAAGGGGCGCCGGAGCGCCCCTTTTTTATCAGGCTCTTAGTGGCAACCGCAGCCGCCGTTACCGCAACCGCCTTTACCGTGCTCGTGGTCGTGGCTATGGCCGTGACCGCCGCAGCAACCGTCGTGATCATGGTCATGATCGTGGTCGTGATGATGGCCGTTCGCGCCGTGAACGTGGCCATGGGCCAGCTCTTCTTCGGTCGCTTCGCGGATAGCAACAACTTCTACGTTGAAGTTCAGGT
Encoded proteins:
- the slyX gene encoding Protein slyX — encoded protein: MQNESTEHRIAELESRLAFQETTIEDLNAAITKHELELAKMREQLKIMVEKIKASQPSMIASQAEETPPPHY